The following coding sequences are from one Liolophura sinensis isolate JHLJ2023 chromosome 12, CUHK_Ljap_v2, whole genome shotgun sequence window:
- the LOC135479416 gene encoding uncharacterized protein LOC135479416, which yields MGSSSTKIKVSIGNSYNETVWAIVKLEPDRTNCFVPDDNQVGYWYQRQRGFQRIGQGGYVTFDMNIPRYTNQVYVSVGTDSGMQLSDGLPKESVSCNLIVTAEGTVTNARLNARWEDEDGVCHRPGLRTASGLLTSLNTEAINSRRHMRNLNINLVQNLSKQDECNP from the exons ATGGGTAGTAGCTCTACAAAAATCAAGGTATCCATCGGGAATTCTTACAACGAGACCGTGTGGGCCATTGTAAAGCTGGAACCTGACAGAACCAATTGTTTTGTTCCAGACGATAATCAAGTCGGATATTGGTACCAGAGACAAAGAGGCTTCCAGCGTATAGGCCAAGGGGGATACGTAACATTCGACATGAATATACCCAGGTACACAAATCAGGTTTACGTTTCAGTAGGGACAGACTCTGGTATGCAGCTCTCTGACGGCTTGCCCAAGGAGTCGGTCTCCTGTAACCTGATTGTGACAGCAGAGGGGACGGTGACGAATGCCAGACTAAACGCTAGGTGGGAGGACGAAGATGGCGTGTGTCATCGACCAGGGCTAAGGACTGCTTCAGGCCTTCTCACATCTTTGAACACAGAGGCTATAAATTCTCGGAG GCACATGAGGAATTTGAACATCAATCTGGTTCAAAACCTCAGCAAACAAGACGAGTGCAACCCATGA